The Tenrec ecaudatus isolate mTenEca1 chromosome 11, mTenEca1.hap1, whole genome shotgun sequence region TTGACACAATACTGACAAAATGTTGCTGCTGTTTACAGTGTTTTCAGAAATGAATTACGTCTGCCTCCTTTGTTAGTCTGAGATCTCCACTGTAGTGTGTTCACAATGGGTGACCTGTAATCATTTTAAATACTTGTTGGGGAGCTTCCAGTAAGCATTGCAGAAATCCCTaggccaccacagtatgaaaaTATGAGGAATGAGTAAATCCTTAAACCTTAGAGAGCTATAAAATATGTTTCATAAGTAAGGAAAATCTTACCAAGAAAAAGCTGAGATCAGTGGTCTACTTACTTCTGAGTTCCTGTGATCATGTAGTTGCCATTTTGGTTTTTGCCTGTTTAAtgttaaataaagaatatttagaaTATTTCACATATGAGCATCTAACCATGTATCAAATATTCTATAATCATCTTGATGAGAAAAGTTTTATGGaatttctttctttacatttctgcagttatttttcttgtttatttttaaagttaaataTCGATTTTTAGTTATGTTTGGAGGAAAATATTATATTACTTCCAAACAGATTATTTTTCTACTTTTACAAATTGTTAACCATTTTGACAACTTATACAAGAGTCATCTTTTAGAAAAATCACTCACTATTCTACCTTGGGATTCTGTTGACTCACTCACAACAACTTGGGCTTCCTAGTGTTTATAAACTTAATCCTGAGATTTAACTCTCTTCATATACTATATTTGCACTTTTCTATATTTTAACAGATTTTTATGGATATAATCCACATTATTTTCTGCATAAAGATTCACAACTGTGTGTTAGATATAGAAAACAGTATCATTTTCAGGGACCATATAtatcagtagtgtgtgtgtgtgtgtgtgtgtgtgtgtgtgtgtgtgtctgtgtgtgtgtccaactTGATCTGGTAATAATGAACTGATcctctcattttcttctttttttgaacCATGTATTGAGCATGTATTCAATCACAGGTTATATGTATGATGTATTGATATCAATTTGAGACACATGAATATCTGTGCAATGATAGAGAGAAGGGGTCTAGAGATTCACTGAAAATACTACTAGAAGTGGTACTTACAATGTATGTTTTACTAGATCAATGGTAtgttagtctgcgtagactagagaaacaaatccatagacacacaagtgtataagaaagatatttatatacaagagcaagtgaacattgagaaaacattacagctcagtccagatcaagtccataagcctgatattagcccatatgtctggtaccaatctataaagtccccttcaaacttatgaaacacatgcaatgacactgaatgtaaaagatcacaggccagtgggtagaaagtctttggatccagtggcattgtaaacatctcattgctgtcaggggtctctgcatggcttctccagtacccaggactgcatcagggtgggtccatgtgtcttgtcagctgctatgtcttccagggtgtgagcagagagtctcccacctacaaggaggaaataccggaattcccagaatccttagaggaAGGTtatgcctcattggctatgacctgggtgacaggctagactccacccctatactcttcatCCTTAAACTGACATTTATATAACTACTACAAATGACGATAGGTTCCTAGGTAGTCAAAAACTATAATCAACTTATACAAGCTCCAAAGGAATCATGCAATGGAAGAGCAGGTCCTGCCATTGTAATTGGAACACTTGGAAGGTTGACAAGATGTAGTTTTAAGAAAGGCAAAAGTCTTGGCCATAGGAGAGGGATCcgtgattttttttctaaaaaagaaaaacaaagagagagagagagagagagagagagagagagagagagagagagagagagagagagagagaataaaatatacATTagcagaatggataaagaaactctggaacatacaacatGGAATGCTATGAAGCCGTTAAAATGGGTGCCGAAAGCCACGAAACACCTCATGGAGTAGATGGGCCTGCAATGCATTATGCTGGCAAAACTAATCAATCACAAACATAAATATCATGAGACCACTTCTATAAGAATATACACCAAGCCAACGGTAAACATTGTTCTCAGATCATCTGATTGAATCCATCTCCCAAGCAATGAGGTAGGGTGACTGCCTAGTGCTCATGAACCCTATGCACCCCCTTATTTATAATCTTAAAAATCCACTTTGATAAGGGTCCCCTAACTTCAACAGGGTTCGTTTCCCATGATGTGGGGAGATGGAGAAGACAATCAGTTCTTGCTATATGACATTGACTCAAGGTTACCACAAATTAACAGATATTTCACCAAGAATTATTAGTGAACTTTACTGGAAATCCAAGTGAAGAAGTTGGAGGGGAGTCTGCCTGTCTGGGAGAAGGCTATTACACTTCTGCTGGTGGGTAAACTGGGTGGAGCAGCTTGTCATTGGGAAATTGCTCAACATTATGTGCATAGACTCCTAATGGAAGAATAAGCCTGGTATCGTGTTCCTAAGTGGACATTTTTTACACAATTTTTATTCAGCTGTTGGTGTCCCGAGTGTATTCTATAGACAATAAAACTTTTAGACTCTATCCTTTCAAGGTGTACAGCATCCTTCTTCAGCTACAATAGTAGGATCCAAATTTGGAATTCCTACTAATTGACCTGAGgtttaccttaaacacacctgtagcagattaaagCAGACAAATACCATCCCAAGGATATGAAGGTGAAAGTCACTGGACATTGGTTCAAAATTCTTGTTTTCATATGCAGTACAGCAGCTtggggtcataaggtagatattATCATGGAATATGAAAACAACTAGATATaaaaaaccaagaaggaaaatcaAAGTCAGTATTCCTCAAGgtcaaagaactgaagaaaaatgtataaCTTGAGTTGCAATAATAAAGGATTCAtgtgtaaaatttaaaaaataattacaaaaaTATTGCAAAAAGAGGGAAAGAATTCAGTTTATCGTTTTTGATTGGTTAATATTGAAACAATTCAATCAGTAGTATATGATTAAGAACTATTGGAAGATATCTGAGATTTGTCAACTCCAAGAAAAATCATGAAACtagatgcagaaattattgaaaaacATCATATGGTAGAAAAGTTTTGGTGATGATTTAAGAATTTCTGCAGCACCACATTGATAAaatactgccagaaattcaagtagaATTCAGAAATGACATAgaacaaaagatatcattgctgatgagaCACGAATTTGGTAAAAATTAGTAGATAGTATATACTAGTATATATTCACATACATTCAGTTATGTGAATCATAACCAATTATTATAAAGAAATATAATGATAAAACACTTACTTGTACTTATGAATAACCTATGCATGGATTAGGATGCAATCATTGATTAGAAGAAATAGATTCTACAAATTTAATAAAATGGGGGAAATGTGACAGGGTTCTTTTCTTTCAATTTACATATTCTAAAATTTTATCAAAAATATAATCTAAGACTGGACTATATTAAAGAAATCTGGTATGAGGATATGTGGTATTGAAAGAAAAAGTTTAAACTGCAagaaaaacattagccaaaaacaaaactacaagaattgatgaaataccaatagaTGATAAAGCATTGGAagtgctcactcatctatgccaggaaatttggaagccagctCCTTGGTGAATTGTGCAGAACAGAtacacatttgtacccattacaaagaaacaTGACCTAATGGAATGCTTCAAATTATAcaacaataccattaatatcacatacaagtaaaatattgctcaagatcatccagcaacagttgcagctgtatattgacagggagctgccagagattcaggctggattcagaacaggacatggaacaagggatatccctGCTAATGTGTGATAgatgttggctgaaagctgagaataccagaaagctgtttacttgtgttttactgactatgcgtgtatggattataacaaactgtggatagccttgagatgaATAAGAAATCTAGAATGTTTCATTTTCCTCGTGATGAACTTGTAAGTGGATGAAGAAACAGTTATGTGAACAGATAAAGGGAATGGTGCGTTTTTTAATCTAAAGAAAGGCacccatcagggttgtatcctttataCCCTACTTACTCAATCTCtattctgagaaaataatcagagaagctggattctatggagAAGCGTGTGGCATGAGGAGTAAGGCTTAGTAAAAACCTCCAATATGCAAATGCCCctaccttgcctgctgaaagtgaggaggatttgaagcacttgctgatgaagatcaagatctgcagccttcagcatagtttacaactcaatgtaaaaaaaaaagactactcACAATTGAACAATATTAGCAACATGATAAAGGGCGAAAAGTTTTGACATTTCAGGGATTTAATTTGctgggatccataatcaatgttcatggaagcagtagtcaagaaattaagtgacatattacattgggtaaatctgctaaataagacctctttaaaatgttgaaaagcaaggagggtaATTTGAGGAGCGACGTGGGTCTGATACAAAGTATGGTCTTTTCCattaccttatatgcatgtgaaaattgagtaAGAAATACCAAAGAATAATAAATGAATTTGAAGTATGGtagtggcaaagaatattgaaagtaccatggactgccaaaagatcaaATAAAGCTGATTTGGAAAAACTACAGCCAAAATGCGCCTTAAGGCTACTGTGAAGAGACTTAGTCTCACCTACTTTGCCCGGGCTGTCAGGAGAGCCAAtccctgggaaggacatcatgcttggtaagcagaggggccgtgaaaaagaCAAAGCCCTAAACAAGCcagactgatacagtggctgccaccatggacgCAGATATATGAAATATGGTGAGAAGGATCAGAAACTATTTCCTTCGGTTGTacctagggtggctaggagtcagactcaccttggtggcacctaacatcagCAACTAACAAAGGCCTGGAGATATGTATTCATAATTTGCAATAGTCATATGGGACTGAGCTTTGCTAGCCCCAAAAGAAGACTCAAAACCCTACTGACAAGAGTCAAAGGCTACAGCCTTCAAAGCAGATTATTTCTGAATGCAAAGCAAATAATAATCTTCAGAACTGAATCAATGAACAATATTGTGATTAACAGCAAAAATTGACGTTTCCAGGCACTTGATTCTTTTGGGTTGATCAATCCATACCCTTGGAAGCAAGCCAAGCAATATTGGGCAACTCTGCAGCCAAATATCTATTTAAAGTATTTAAAAAGCAGCAAGGTCATTTCAATTATCAAGGTGTGCTTTACCCTAGCCATACTTTCAGCCCATGTACATGGAAAAATTTGGACTATGataaaagaaacattaaaagtaacggttggaaagggggaactgattacaaggatccacatgtgacctcttccctgggagaggaacagcagagaaggggggaagggagactccggatagggcaagatatgacaaaataacgatgtataaattacaaagggcacatgagggaggggggaaaggggagggaggggaaaaaaagaggatctgatgcaaggggcttaagtggagagcaaatgccttgagaatgattggggcagggaatgtatggatgtgctgtatacaattgatgtatgtatatgtatggatggtgataagagttgtatgagttcctaataaaatgtaaaaaaagaaaagaggagaaaaaaatgattagggcaaagactgtagagATGtgatttatgcaattgatgtatgtatatgtatgaactgtgataagaattgtttgagcccctaataaattgttaaaattatttttaaaaaaggcttgaaggtaaacaagtggccatctagctcagaagcaataaagcccacatggaagaaaaaaaaaagtaacatttttgaattgtggtgtttgttaaaaataaaaggtgcagtaggaatctggaaacacagggtatctaggacagatgaacccctcaacaccagcggtgggagtggcaacaccaagtcaacaccagcggtgggagtggcaacaccaggagggaaggaggtgtagaaagggagaatctatctcggagatctatgtgtaacctcctttctgggagatgggcaatggggaggagggtgaggggagacaccggggtgtgtaagataagatataataattatttataaactatcaagggactaggggtgggatcggggagggagggggacgggaaaaaaagggaaaccgagctgattccaggaacccaagtggagggtgaattatgagaatgacgagtgcaacgaatgtataagggtgctttgctcaattgatgtatgtgcggattgtgataagagccttatgagccccaataaaaagatttaaaaaaatatattgacaAGCATAGACCACGAGCTACCAGAATGCTATTGGAAACGAAAATTGTCAGAGGCCATCTAACTTACATTGGATATGTCATCATCAGAGACGAATAGCTAGAGGgaattcaaaaatattttgcCTAGCAAAATACAGGTTGAGCAACTAGACGGAGCCCCTCACTGACATGGGTTGATACATTATCAACCACCAATGTAGTCAATATAGCAATGATCCTAACAATGGTAAAACACCAGACAGTGGTTTGTTCCATTATACCTAGGGttattgtgagttagaattgacttgatggcacctaataatccTTTTATTAAGTTTACCTAACTGAAATAGGTCTCCTAGTGAGGAAGTAATATGTTCACAGTTACTCAGAGAAGTGGTAGAACTGAGAATCAAAGCCAAAAGTTCTGAATCTAAAATTCTGCTTCTTATTCCATGAAGAAACTACTGAATGCCTACTATTATTATTTCCGAAGTAAAGTTTTTGGATATAAATATTCTGAAATCCTTAATGAATATGAAATGTTTTAACTTAAGATGCCAGACCTCAAGTTGAACAGGAAGTAGTATTAAAAGATCAATTAATTTCGATGCGGGCAGCGCAGCTCGGAGCCCAGCAGCCGCAGTGTCCCCACGTCTCGTCGGTCCAGCTTCGGGCGAGGGCTCTGCACGGCCTTCAGCCACACCGGGCGCATGGCTATCGAGGCAGCTTCCTCGACTCTGGCCGTCAGGGCCATGGGCCCGGCCGTCACCGGCTCCTACGGGGCCTTCTGCAAGGGGCTCTCTCGCACCCTGCTCGCCTTCTTCCACCTGGCCTGGCAGCTGCGCATGAATTTCCCGTACTTCTACATCGCGGGCTCCATAATCCTCAACATCCGCCTGCAGGTACGCATCTAGAGCGACcatggcggggcgggggcggggctgccCTTCGGTCCCGGCCGAGTGGCGGACTCGTTGgcgacccccaggggcagcgggGCGACTGCGGGGACGCTGCGCGATCTCGCGAGATGTCGTGGAGCCGCCCCGGCCACGCCCCGCTTGATGCCCCGGATGACGCCCCGGTTGATGCCTCGATGACGCAGAACGGCCCCTGCGCGGTTCCCAGAACACGGAACCCTTAGattaagaccccccccccccccaaatatctcagacgtcatccatccatccatcaaaataGGACGGACTTAATGTGAACAAGGGCGCAGGACACATGAAAGGCTACTagatttttcagaaaaaaataacgGCAAGCGATGGTCAGAATTAAAATGAGCGATCGGTGGACTTCGGGAATATTGGATTGGATTGTCAACGATACCTGGAATGACCAAGAAGCCGAGGATGATAGAGATGTCGTGGACAGGATATAATTTCTCCCGCAAAAGAAAACAATGTCAATTAGACTGAACAAAACAACTAAAGCCACCAAACAGGCAGTCCTCAAAACCAAAAACATAACATGCCGCAGGATTTTGAACAATGGGAATGTAAACAAACAGATTCTATTTCAGTCTCCCTTTGAATGGTAGTAATTGGACCAAGACGTTGAAGCCAaagaagaaaatccaatcaaagaCAAAGCTTAGTATTCATTTTTACTATTTAAATACTGGAAATtaagattttccttttttttttttaacagaatacAATTGTGGTTACAAACTAAGAATACAATTGTGGTTACAAACTAGAGTGCAAATGTCATTGTATTGTTGGCAGTTGGGCatgcagggggagaggggagaccgGTAACTGTCCTTATAAAGCGATAATTGAAGTGATACTGTGTGTTGAAAAGAAAGATGTATTTTTACTGTTTAAAGGAATCAAAGTAAGAAATCAATGTCACTGTATTGGGGAAGGAGGGCCTGAAGTCAATAGGAATTGCCTAACGAAGAAAGATGAAGGGAGATGATGGGAGAGTACCTGATATATTTGGATTTAAAGAGATTTTAGTTTTTCAAAGAGTGTAGGTGAATTAGTGATCTGTACATTTAAAAACTGAGGCAATTATGAGCCCTTCTCAAAATGAAAAGTTCTTTAAAATTACACTACAAGCCTCAACTGTGAATAGTAGTAGTCAGTGTTCgatgccatggagtcggttcgAACTCGGCcatcctgtgtacagcagaagaaacactgccaggtcttgcTCCCGCCCCACAACCCTtgctgtgtgagcccattgttgcagtcactgtcaatcctcATTTGAGTGAAGTTGACTCGtgtccctggtggtggagtggttaaatGCGAGGCTGTGGTGCCCGCTGGTctttggtttgaacccaccatcgcCTCAGAGTAGAGCAAAGAAGTGGCAGTGGGCGGCTGTAGAGGTAATGCCAGGGAGACACCTGGGGCCGTTGGACTCTGCCCTGCAGAGTCACTATGCATGGGAATATGCTCAACCAGACCAGGTGTATTTCTTTAACCACTGAGGGACGTGTCATGGGGAGTTGATTCAGACCTACTACagaaaagtcaagaaatcaatgtcAACAAGTTGGTCTTGAAAACAGAGGTCACCGATAAGCAGTTAAGAGTTCAAATTGGTTGTGCggagaaaggaaagcagaaattgGGTAGGGAGAGGCAGGTGACTGCTGTTGGATTTTTTGAACTGTATATGTCTTTGATTAAAATTCAATACATCTCCTTTTCATATTCTCTCTAGATACTTTATGTGTACAATGCTAGTTATGAGCCACAAGAGTAGATTAAGTTTTTCATTCAAGCAGACCTCTGTAGTTTTGTAGTCTTATGTGAGTTTATTAATCTGCCTGTTAATCTATCTAAACAGTTTCCTCAACTGTTAAATGTCTATGTGAAAATTAGAAATAACCCTGCCTTAGTACGTGGTAAACTAATTGTGTGTG contains the following coding sequences:
- the LOC142461673 gene encoding small integral membrane protein 10-like protein 1, which codes for MAIEAASSTLAVRAMGPAVTGSYGAFCKGLSRTLLAFFHLAWQLRMNFPYFYIAGSIILNIRLQVRI